Genomic segment of Candidatus Caldatribacterium sp.:
TCTGCTTCAACGATTTGTCCCTGGAACGTCAAAGCCACGTTACCCACAAGACCGAGATTCCCGGCCAGGGAGTCCCCGGCATTTGCTCCATCACTCTCTGCTTCACTTTCGACCTCAGTCTCACTCCCGTTAGAGTTTCCTCCACCAAGAAGGCCCAGGTTAGCTGCCAGAGCGTTCCCAGAAAGCTCACCGACGCTACCACCAGTACTCGTAGCATCCTGGGTATTTGCTCCAAATATAAGCTGGGTGACATTCTGCTCCTGGGTAGCGCAGAACCAGTTATTCTGGGACACCGAAGGGCCAGCCACAATCACCATGGAATTCCCTACGCTCACATCATCTGCGTACGCCAGGCTGAGACCCACAAAGAGCGCGACCACAAGCGAAACCACCAAAACCGTAACCTTCATGCTCCTAACCTCCTTTGAATTTTGATGCATTCATTTTCGGATGGGCAAGACCGGGAAGAAAGAGCCGGAAATCCTGAGGAAGAGAGGAAGTTGGGAAACCTGTCCTGGGACTTCTTCCCGGAAAAATAGGGCTAACGGGCAGGGTAAATAGGAAACATTTCCTATTTTCCTTCCGAGAAAGGAGGCGTATCGTAAGAGCAAGGGTCCTAAACTCACACTCCAGATACTCGCTCGTTCTGGGTTGCACGATTCCCTCAAGGAGAACGCCCATTGTGGATAACCCGGAAGGAAAGGTGTCCATACGACCCTAATAGAAAGGGGGGATTTACCGTTATCCAGTCTGATGAGAAGGAGAACCTGCGCATCGCCATTGTGGATGACCACCTTCTCTTTGCCGAGGGTCTCAAGGCTCTTATCGAAGAAGAAAAACTTGGTACCTGTACGGTGTACGAAAATGGAGAAGAAGCGCTCCGTGCCATACCTTTGGGTTCCTTTGACATTGCCTTTGTGGACCTCCGTCTTCCCGACACCAGTGGCTTTGAGGTTATCAAGGTCCTCCGACAAAAGGTCCCCGAACTCCATATTCTTGTTCTCACCGTGGACGACTCGCGCGAGTCCTTCCTTAAAGCGCTTTCCCTCGGGGCGCAGGGGTACATCCTTAAGAACGCACCTTTCGCAAGAATCGTCAACGACATTCGAGCCGCCCTACGGGGAGACCTGGTCATCGGAGCAGAAATGGCCCTGTACCTTGCTCAGGGGGTTCAGGTACCAAAACCTCGAGGGAAAACAGAACAAACGCTTGAGGCTTTGACGAAGAGAGAAAGAGAAGTGCTGAGGCTCCTCACCCAGGGAAAGGACAATGGAACTACCGCGCAGGAACTTCACCTGAGCGAGAAGACGGTGAAAAACTACGTGAGCAGTATCTTGAACAAACTCGGTTTCGAAGACCGGGTGAAGCTCGTGATCTTTGCCATCGAAGAGGGACTCTTCAGAGAAGAAGAGCCCGGAAAAAAGGAGGAAAAACCGTGAAGCGATACAGTGTTGTACCCATTCTCTTTTTGCTCGTGCTCTCCATCATCGCCGGGTGCTCGGTGGAGAATCCGATTGCCGTTCCCCCCGAAACGCTTGAGACCATGCGGGGGGAATTGGTATCGTTCTTTCAGGGCCTCTCGGCGGCTCTCAAATCCAACAACGTCGATGCCGTTCTTCCCTTCTACGCCCTCCCCTACACGTACCTTGACACCACCACCGGCTCGTCGGTCACCCTCACCACCTACGAGGAGCTTCGGGCCTTTCTCCTCAACGAAATCATGGTGGGAACCATTGAAGAGGACGAGTTCGTCAACCTCACCTTCGTCAATGTGCCCGATGCCACGACTGCAGTCGTCCGGGTGGACGAGGTCTGGGTTCAGACTTACGAAGGCGAGACCTACTCTGCCACCGACCACCTCCGGATTCATCTCGGGAAGGTTGGGGGATTCTGGAAAATCACAAAAACCGAGCTTCTGGGATGGGATTGAGGTTCTGCGTAGCCCCTTCCACCTGGACGGGAGGGGCTACAGAACGTTCCCAACGATGAAAAACACAAATCCCATCTCCAAGGCAAGGAGAAAGATAAGAAGAGCAAATACAGTTACAAACCGCCAGCGGAAGGCGGAAAGGAGGAGAGCAAGCTCTGGAATGCTCACTCCTCCTGCCCCGCTCACGAGGAAGGCCACGATGATACCGGAATTCACGCCTTTGTCAAGGAGCGCCTTCCCAAGAGGGAGAACAAATTCCCCGCGGAGATAGAGGGGAATTCCAAGGAGGGAAACCCAAAAGATTCCAGAGGGGTCCTGAGGGGAGAAGACGCGAAGGAGGAGGTTCTGGGGGAGGAAAAATTCCACCAGGACTCCCAGGGCACTCCCAAGGGCAAGGAAGGGGAGGATGCCCCGCGCCAATTCCCCTATTCCGAGGAGGATGCGTCGTACTTCTTCGGAAAGATTGCCTCTTGCACTTTTGGTGTTTTCCAAAAACACCGAGGTGGTAAACCCTTCCCGAATCCAAAAAGTCTTCGAAATCCGGGAGATGAGGTAGCCTAAAAGCACCGTTTGAAAGAAGACGAGTGCGACATAGAGGAGGGCCTTCTGCCAGCCAAAGAGAGTGACGAGGAACGAGGCAAGAATGGGATTGAGGAGAGGGGAAACGAAAAGAAAGGAAGCAACGGCCTCAAAGGGAATCCCAAAGCGCAAGAAAGCAATTGCCAGGGGGACGCTTGAGTAGGAGCAGAGAGGAGTCAGAGGAGGCTGCTCAGAAAAGGCGAGCGATGCCGAAGGAGTATGGCTTCAATACGCCGTTCCGGGAAAAAGAGGAGAACCCACTCTAAGGCAAAGGAAATCCCGAGAAAAAGGAGAGCGAGTTCCCCAAAGTTCTGCGCAAACTCTCTGACCATGCGAAGAAGTGTCGCTGCCATACTCTTTTTTCTACCCAATACCCTTTCCTTTTGCAAGCCACAGGCGATGGTATAATACGGCAAAAACAGAGGAGGAGTCTCGATGATTTGCGTTCCTGACTGCATCTCCCAGCTCCCCCGCTCTGGCATCCGGGAGCTCATGGGCATGGCCCTTTCGATTCCCGGGACAATCCGCTTAGAAATGGGTGAGCCCCACTTTCCCACTCCTCCGGCCATCCTTGAGAGACTCAAAGATTTCTTCTTCCAGGGAGAAATCCGTTACACACCCACGGTGGGCATTCCAACCCTTCGGGCAAAGATAGCCGAGAAACTCAGGAGAGAAAAGAACTGGAATGTGTCTCCGGAGGCAATCATTGTCCTACCAGGATCACTCTTTGGAACGGTCACCGTGTTCCGGACCATTCTTGAGCCCGAGGATGAGGTACTCGTGCCCGACCCAGGGTTCACGAACCACTTCTTCCAGGTTTCTCTCTGTGGAGGGAGAGCCATTCACTACCACCTCCGACCGGAGAATGACTACCTCCCCGACTTTGCAGAAATCCGAAAGTGCATCACTCCAAAGACGAAGGCGATTCTCGTAAACTCCCCATCTAATCCTCTCGGGGTCGTTTTTCCTGCCGAGGTCCTTGAGGAAATCGCCCGCCTTGCAGAAGAGCACAACCTCCTCGTTATCTCTGACGAAGCTTACGAAAAGTACATCTACAAAGGCGAGCACCTGGGGCTTTTCCGCTCCGTGAACCCGGAGCG
This window contains:
- a CDS encoding response regulator transcription factor, translating into MQSDEKENLRIAIVDDHLLFAEGLKALIEEEKLGTCTVYENGEEALRAIPLGSFDIAFVDLRLPDTSGFEVIKVLRQKVPELHILVLTVDDSRESFLKALSLGAQGYILKNAPFARIVNDIRAALRGDLVIGAEMALYLAQGVQVPKPRGKTEQTLEALTKREREVLRLLTQGKDNGTTAQELHLSEKTVKNYVSSILNKLGFEDRVKLVIFAIEEGLFREEEPGKKEEKP
- a CDS encoding pyridoxal phosphate-dependent aminotransferase, which translates into the protein MICVPDCISQLPRSGIRELMGMALSIPGTIRLEMGEPHFPTPPAILERLKDFFFQGEIRYTPTVGIPTLRAKIAEKLRREKNWNVSPEAIIVLPGSLFGTVTVFRTILEPEDEVLVPDPGFTNHFFQVSLCGGRAIHYHLRPENDYLPDFAEIRKCITPKTKAILVNSPSNPLGVVFPAEVLEEIARLAEEHNLLVISDEAYEKYIYKGEHLGLFRSVNPERLVTIFSFSKTYALTGWRVGYMVVPEQLAPHFAKGAEYLIAC